A genomic region of Paenibacillus sp. PL2-23 contains the following coding sequences:
- a CDS encoding DUF421 domain-containing protein translates to MFSLVIRTTLIYIVVFLIMRFMGKREIGKLTVLDFVISIMMAEIAVIVIEDVERPFIEGIVPMVILMAIQVGTALLSMYNRKMRLLLDGKPSVIIAKGKINREEMRKQRYNLDDLMLQLRENKLTTVADVEFAILETSGKLSIIPKERAMGGASEQSDQEAPDVDVERSSHTPPPKGKEKLIPAGFRFEILPIPLIMDGKVQDDNLMKIEKTRFWLKNVLQAHGVMDFKDVFLCTIDHKGKLFVDVNQKRIT, encoded by the coding sequence ATGTTCAGCTTAGTGATCCGTACGACATTGATTTATATTGTTGTGTTTCTGATCATGCGTTTTATGGGAAAACGAGAGATCGGCAAGCTTACCGTGCTTGACTTTGTCATTTCCATTATGATGGCGGAGATTGCGGTCATTGTCATTGAGGATGTGGAGCGGCCGTTCATTGAAGGCATTGTGCCTATGGTCATTTTGATGGCGATTCAGGTGGGAACCGCTCTGCTCTCTATGTATAACCGCAAAATGAGGCTTCTGCTGGACGGCAAGCCAAGCGTCATTATCGCCAAGGGCAAAATTAACCGGGAGGAAATGCGGAAGCAGCGCTACAACCTGGACGATCTTATGCTGCAATTGCGGGAAAATAAGCTGACAACCGTTGCGGATGTGGAGTTTGCCATTCTGGAAACGAGCGGCAAGCTGTCCATTATTCCCAAGGAGAGAGCGATGGGAGGCGCGTCCGAGCAATCGGACCAGGAGGCGCCAGATGTGGATGTGGAGAGGTCCAGCCATACGCCCCCGCCCAAGGGCAAGGAGAAGCTGATTCCTGCGGGCTTCCGGTTCGAAATTCTTCCCATTCCGCTCATTATGGATGGCAAGGTGCAGGATGATAATTTGATGAAAATTGAAAAAACAAGATTTTGGCTCAAAAACGTGCTTCAAGCGCATGGGGTCATGGATTTCAAGGATGTATTCCTTTGCACCATCGATCACAAGGGCAAGCTGTTCGTGGACGTCAATCAGAAGCGAATTACTTGA
- a CDS encoding bifunctional (p)ppGpp synthetase/guanosine-3',5'-bis(diphosphate) 3'-pyrophosphohydrolase, translating into MGIEQLLEKASVYMKEQELIHIREAYDFAEQAHHGQVRKSGEPYILHPVTVADILVNMGMDVMSIIAALLHDVVEDTTVDLETVRAKFGETCAMLVDGLTKLEKIKFQSKEEQQNENYRKMFVAMAQDIRVILIKLADRLHNMRTLKFQSEESQRRIAYETLEIFCPIAHRLGISAIKWEMEDIALRYLNPQQYYRIANLMKKKRAEREQFIDDVISRIREKLEEMGIEGDISGRPKHLYSIYKKMTTRNKQFNEIYDLLAIRIIVDNIKDCYATLGIIHTLWKPMPGRFKDYIAMPKANMYQSLHTTVIGPNGEPTEVQIRTWEMHRTSEYGIAAHWAYKEGMVVPDGTFEDKMSWFREILELQHETRDAAEFMESLKMDFFADLVFVFTPSGEVIELPAGSVPLDFAYRIHTEVGNRTIGAKVNGRIVPLDHKLKTGDIVEILTSKHSYGPSQDWVKIAQSSHARSKIRQWFKKEKREENVAKGRELLERELKRLGLEPSAWMSDDKLQEAASKFTFNDIEDMMSAIGFGGITAAQICTKLTEKLRKEAEEASQIELTAEKKEIKSATKKSRPNHGVKVKGVDNLLVRYARCCNPVPGDSIVGYITRGRGVSVHRMDCLNIPFGADGEEAERVIEVEWEDSVEANYSVDIEITGHDRRGLLNEVLQAVSESKTNISAVTGRSVKNKMALIHMTVLIRNIDHLSSVVERIKRVQDIYSVQRIMQ; encoded by the coding sequence ATGGGCATAGAGCAGTTACTTGAGAAGGCATCCGTCTATATGAAAGAGCAGGAGCTCATCCACATCAGAGAAGCCTATGATTTCGCAGAGCAAGCCCATCACGGACAAGTTCGGAAATCGGGAGAGCCGTATATTCTGCATCCCGTAACCGTTGCCGATATATTGGTTAATATGGGTATGGACGTGATGTCGATTATTGCGGCTCTGCTTCACGATGTAGTGGAGGATACGACCGTCGATCTGGAGACAGTTCGCGCGAAATTCGGGGAAACCTGCGCCATGCTGGTGGACGGACTGACCAAGCTCGAGAAGATTAAGTTTCAATCCAAGGAGGAGCAGCAGAACGAGAATTATCGCAAAATGTTCGTCGCTATGGCGCAGGACATACGGGTCATTCTTATTAAGCTTGCCGACCGCCTTCACAATATGCGTACGTTGAAGTTTCAATCGGAGGAGTCCCAGCGCCGGATCGCTTACGAGACGCTGGAAATCTTCTGCCCGATCGCGCATCGGCTTGGCATATCCGCCATCAAGTGGGAGATGGAGGATATCGCTCTACGCTATCTGAATCCCCAGCAGTATTATCGCATCGCCAATCTGATGAAGAAGAAGCGGGCGGAGCGGGAGCAGTTCATTGACGATGTCATCTCCCGCATTCGGGAGAAGCTTGAGGAGATGGGCATAGAGGGCGACATCTCTGGCCGACCGAAGCATCTCTACAGCATTTATAAGAAAATGACCACGCGGAACAAGCAGTTCAACGAAATTTATGATCTGCTCGCCATCCGCATTATTGTAGACAATATTAAGGATTGCTACGCGACGCTTGGCATCATTCATACGTTATGGAAGCCGATGCCGGGCCGCTTTAAGGACTATATCGCCATGCCGAAGGCGAATATGTACCAATCGCTTCACACGACGGTGATTGGACCTAATGGCGAGCCGACGGAGGTGCAGATCCGCACGTGGGAGATGCACCGCACCTCGGAATACGGGATTGCTGCGCATTGGGCGTACAAGGAAGGCATGGTTGTGCCGGACGGCACCTTCGAAGACAAGATGTCGTGGTTCAGGGAAATTTTGGAGCTTCAGCATGAGACGCGCGACGCTGCGGAGTTTATGGAATCGCTCAAAATGGACTTTTTTGCCGACCTGGTATTTGTCTTCACCCCTAGCGGCGAGGTCATCGAGCTGCCAGCCGGCTCCGTTCCGCTCGATTTCGCTTACCGGATTCATACGGAGGTTGGCAATCGGACAATCGGCGCCAAGGTGAATGGGCGGATCGTTCCGCTTGATCATAAGCTCAAGACCGGCGACATTGTGGAAATATTGACGTCGAAGCATTCTTACGGCCCCAGCCAGGATTGGGTCAAGATTGCGCAGTCTTCCCATGCCCGAAGCAAAATCCGCCAATGGTTCAAGAAGGAGAAGCGTGAGGAGAACGTTGCCAAAGGGCGCGAGCTGCTTGAGCGTGAGCTGAAGCGACTTGGTCTGGAGCCGTCCGCTTGGATGAGCGACGATAAGCTGCAGGAGGCGGCCTCCAAATTCACGTTCAACGATATTGAGGACATGATGTCCGCTATCGGCTTTGGAGGCATCACGGCTGCGCAGATTTGCACAAAGCTGACGGAGAAGCTGCGCAAGGAAGCGGAAGAAGCGAGCCAAATCGAGCTAACGGCCGAGAAGAAGGAAATTAAATCAGCGACCAAGAAGAGCAGGCCGAATCACGGCGTGAAGGTGAAGGGCGTAGACAATCTGCTGGTTCGTTACGCTCGCTGCTGCAATCCCGTGCCTGGCGATTCCATTGTCGGTTATATTACACGCGGCAGAGGGGTCTCCGTGCATCGGATGGACTGCCTCAATATTCCCTTCGGAGCAGACGGGGAGGAAGCAGAGCGCGTCATCGAGGTGGAGTGGGAGGATTCCGTCGAAGCGAACTACAGCGTCGATATCGAGATTACCGGCCATGACCGCAGAGGGCTGCTGAATGAGGTGCTCCAGGCGGTATCGGAGAGCAAGACGAACATCTCCGCGGTAACGGGCCGCTCCGTCAAAAACAAGATGGCGCTGATCCATATGACAGTGCTAATCCGCAATATTGATCATCTGTCTTCCGTTGTGGAGAGGATCAAGCGGGTGCAGGATATTTATTCCGTTCAGCGCATTATGCAATAG
- a CDS encoding post-transcriptional regulator: MADEDLSVMIEELCHSKAEEFRMLGYEHVEAKEIWECVSAKYAKTGQPELHQLVNDILSLKATQFMNYMTLSAYKGNPF; the protein is encoded by the coding sequence ATGGCGGACGAAGATTTGAGCGTAATGATTGAGGAGCTGTGCCACAGCAAGGCGGAGGAATTCCGAATGTTAGGCTACGAGCATGTGGAAGCCAAGGAGATCTGGGAATGCGTCAGCGCCAAATACGCAAAAACCGGCCAGCCGGAGCTGCATCAGCTGGTCAACGATATTTTATCTCTGAAGGCCACCCAGTTCATGAACTATATGACGCTAAGCGCTTATAAGGGGAACCCTTTCTAA
- the recJ gene encoding single-stranded-DNA-specific exonuclease RecJ — MIHRKTRWTLAEWKESEEGAAQLLSERLSLPPLVARLLVQRGYGDEASARNFLYGDASLLHDPYLLSGMTAAVQRIREAADRGEKIRIYGDYDADGVSSTSLLIHVFRGMGLSFDYYIPHRALEGYGLNKAAIALAQSEGVKLIVTVDTGISAYEEIAYASELGIDVVVTDHHEPPERLPEAVAIVNPKQEHCPYPFKGLAGVGVAFKLATALLDRPPLEYADIVSLGTIADLMPLLDENRILVRYGLEKLRKEAGTGFRALAEASGIELEGIVSTSIAFGMGPRINAAGRLDHAKKAVALLTTNDYDEAILSAIQLDTLNKERQRIVDAIVKEAEEQWQQKLHRAEQGGVKPPSVIVLGSEGWNVGVIGIVASKLLERHYRPVVILGIDSETGMCKGSARSIEGYDLHAALTECEELLDHYGGHQAAAGMTLHRKQLEQLELRLSKLAEDWLEDEDWIPKSQVDIVCGLEDATLETISQLALLEPFGVANPSPRMMLSGVEVADRRAIGKESKHLKLSLGSGRRLLDGIGFGMGDKLAAMPAGCRIECIGELSINEWNNQRKPQLQLHDLHYEPPRMAEFPSREQFGQVYQLLRRMGQTQERGLASRIAEGIGLTADAVQLMLDVFEELRFIRRVGGVYVPEASPVRRELASSERYREAKERHESRHALA, encoded by the coding sequence ATGATTCATAGGAAGACACGCTGGACTCTAGCGGAGTGGAAAGAGTCGGAGGAAGGAGCAGCCCAGCTTCTAAGCGAGAGGCTGAGCCTTCCTCCTCTTGTTGCCCGGCTGCTTGTGCAGCGCGGGTATGGAGACGAGGCCAGCGCCCGCAACTTTCTTTACGGTGACGCGAGCTTGCTGCACGACCCCTATTTGCTGAGCGGCATGACCGCCGCCGTTCAGCGTATTCGGGAAGCGGCTGACAGGGGCGAGAAAATCCGAATATACGGCGATTACGACGCGGATGGGGTATCCAGCACGTCGCTGCTCATTCATGTATTCCGAGGCATGGGACTTTCATTCGATTATTATATCCCTCATCGCGCCTTGGAGGGTTATGGGTTGAACAAAGCCGCAATTGCATTGGCGCAAAGCGAAGGCGTAAAGCTCATCGTAACCGTGGACACCGGCATTAGCGCTTACGAGGAGATTGCGTACGCCTCGGAGCTGGGCATTGATGTCGTAGTAACGGACCATCACGAGCCCCCGGAGCGTCTCCCGGAAGCAGTTGCCATCGTAAACCCGAAGCAGGAGCACTGTCCTTATCCATTCAAAGGCCTTGCAGGCGTCGGAGTTGCCTTCAAGCTGGCTACGGCTCTGCTTGACCGCCCGCCTCTGGAGTATGCCGACATTGTAAGTCTGGGCACCATTGCCGACTTGATGCCGCTGCTGGATGAGAATCGGATTCTCGTGCGCTATGGGCTTGAGAAGCTTCGCAAGGAAGCGGGAACCGGCTTTCGCGCGCTTGCGGAGGCGTCCGGCATTGAGCTGGAAGGGATCGTGTCGACATCCATTGCCTTCGGCATGGGACCCCGCATTAACGCGGCCGGACGACTGGACCATGCGAAGAAGGCAGTTGCTCTCCTGACGACAAATGATTACGATGAAGCGATATTATCGGCGATACAATTGGATACGCTAAACAAGGAGCGTCAGCGGATTGTCGATGCGATTGTGAAGGAAGCCGAGGAGCAATGGCAACAAAAGCTCCACAGGGCCGAACAAGGGGGCGTGAAGCCGCCCTCCGTCATCGTTCTTGGCAGCGAGGGCTGGAATGTCGGAGTCATCGGCATAGTAGCGTCCAAGCTGCTGGAGCGGCACTATCGTCCTGTGGTCATATTAGGCATAGATAGCGAAACCGGGATGTGCAAGGGCTCGGCCCGGTCCATCGAAGGTTATGACCTGCATGCCGCTTTAACGGAATGCGAAGAGCTGCTGGACCATTACGGAGGACATCAAGCCGCGGCGGGAATGACGCTGCACCGGAAGCAGCTGGAGCAGCTGGAGCTGCGTCTGTCCAAGCTGGCCGAGGATTGGCTTGAAGACGAGGATTGGATTCCGAAGTCGCAGGTGGATATCGTTTGCGGTCTGGAGGACGCCACGCTGGAGACGATCTCGCAGCTCGCGCTGCTGGAGCCGTTCGGCGTGGCAAACCCGTCGCCCAGAATGATGCTGTCCGGGGTTGAGGTTGCCGACCGAAGAGCGATTGGCAAGGAGTCGAAGCATCTGAAGCTGTCGCTTGGCAGCGGCCGGCGGCTGCTGGATGGCATAGGCTTCGGCATGGGCGACAAGCTGGCTGCGATGCCTGCAGGCTGCCGGATTGAATGTATAGGCGAGCTGTCTATTAATGAATGGAACAATCAGCGCAAGCCGCAGCTTCAGCTTCATGACTTGCATTATGAGCCTCCACGGATGGCTGAATTCCCGAGCCGGGAGCAGTTCGGCCAGGTGTATCAGCTGCTCCGCAGAATGGGCCAGACGCAGGAGCGAGGCCTAGCCTCGCGCATTGCGGAGGGAATTGGCTTGACGGCGGATGCCGTTCAGCTTATGCTTGACGTATTCGAGGAGCTTCGCTTTATTCGCAGGGTGGGCGGAGTCTATGTGCCGGAGGCGTCGCCTGTCCGGCGAGAGCTTGCCAGCTCGGAGCGCTACCGCGAAGCGAAGGAGCGGCATGAGAGTCGTCACGCACTCGCATAA
- the spoVB gene encoding stage V sporulation protein B codes for MTKQTFIKGAMILLAAGIVTRLLGFVPRIALPRIIGAEGVGIYQLAYPFLIVLLTIITGGIPLAIAKWIAEAESQGDHKRVKHIFRTAMLLTVAIASVMTAVMLLFAPLIIKHVLPDSRVYRAFLMMSPLLLIIGVSSVYRGYFQGRQNMIPSAVSQLVETVVRIIASLFFSYLFLPYGLEWAAAGAMLGVVVGEIGGLLVMLWKYAQDKSRKGQKSSAAQSAAEAQGAEETGERTPVLRRLLGLSIPVTGSKLVGSLSYLLESIFTARSLAAAGIMTGIATAQYGALQGMIIPLLLLPTALTYSLAVSLVPSLSEAAANNDKPLIHKRLHQSMRIALVSGAPFAVVMGLFAEPLCRLVYDHPEYAPMLQMMAPVALFIYLQAPLQAALQALDKPGTALLNTFIGAAIKLVLIVQLASDPELGIYGAIIAINVNIVLVTVLHAISVLRFIGFRMKGLDFLKVAAAMIMMGAGAQWMMKHSPLPAEWMSLMLACGGGVLLYVLLMIWMRIIDRYDLARIPWLGTWFK; via the coding sequence ATGACGAAGCAAACGTTTATCAAAGGCGCCATGATCCTGCTCGCCGCAGGCATCGTCACTCGCCTGCTTGGCTTTGTGCCGCGAATCGCATTGCCGCGTATTATTGGCGCAGAAGGCGTAGGCATTTATCAGCTTGCTTATCCATTTCTTATCGTGCTGCTGACGATTATTACAGGCGGCATTCCGCTCGCCATTGCCAAGTGGATCGCGGAAGCGGAGTCGCAGGGCGACCATAAGCGGGTGAAGCATATTTTCCGAACGGCTATGCTGCTGACTGTAGCGATTGCTTCCGTCATGACGGCTGTTATGCTGCTGTTCGCGCCGCTCATTATTAAGCATGTGCTGCCGGATTCACGCGTGTATCGCGCATTCCTCATGATGAGCCCGCTTCTGTTGATTATTGGCGTATCATCCGTTTATCGGGGGTATTTTCAAGGCAGACAGAATATGATTCCAAGCGCTGTCTCCCAGCTGGTGGAAACCGTTGTTCGCATCATTGCGTCGCTGTTCTTCTCTTACCTGTTCCTTCCCTATGGCCTGGAATGGGCCGCGGCAGGAGCCATGCTGGGGGTGGTTGTCGGAGAGATTGGCGGCCTGCTTGTCATGCTGTGGAAATACGCTCAGGACAAGTCGCGCAAGGGGCAGAAGAGCAGCGCAGCCCAGTCGGCGGCGGAAGCACAAGGAGCCGAGGAAACTGGCGAGCGCACACCCGTCCTAAGGCGGCTCCTTGGCCTGTCCATTCCCGTAACGGGCAGTAAGCTTGTGGGCTCCTTGTCCTACCTGCTTGAGTCTATATTTACCGCCCGCAGCCTTGCCGCCGCCGGCATCATGACGGGCATAGCGACAGCTCAATACGGAGCGCTGCAGGGGATGATCATTCCCCTTCTGCTCCTGCCCACGGCTTTGACTTACTCCCTTGCGGTGTCGCTTGTCCCCTCTCTGTCGGAGGCCGCCGCGAACAATGACAAGCCGCTCATTCATAAGCGTCTTCATCAATCCATGCGCATTGCGCTTGTATCAGGCGCTCCCTTTGCGGTCGTCATGGGCTTGTTCGCCGAGCCTCTCTGCCGGCTTGTCTATGATCATCCGGAGTATGCCCCCATGCTTCAGATGATGGCGCCGGTGGCACTGTTCATTTATTTGCAGGCACCGCTGCAGGCTGCCCTGCAGGCGCTCGATAAGCCGGGCACGGCGCTGTTGAATACCTTTATCGGAGCAGCGATCAAGCTGGTGCTCATTGTGCAGCTGGCCTCCGATCCGGAGCTTGGCATCTATGGCGCGATTATCGCGATTAACGTCAATATTGTGCTTGTTACCGTCCTGCACGCCATCAGTGTGCTTCGTTTCATCGGCTTCCGTATGAAAGGCCTAGATTTCCTCAAAGTAGCAGCAGCCATGATCATGATGGGAGCCGGCGCGCAATGGATGATGAAGCATTCTCCGCTGCCCGCAGAATGGATGAGCCTAATGCTGGCATGCGGCGGGGGCGTCCTTCTCTATGTGCTGCTCATGATCTGGATGCGCATTATCGACCGGTATGATCTGGCTCGCATTCCTTGGCTCGGCACCTGGTTCAAGTAA
- a CDS encoding adenine phosphoribosyltransferase, giving the protein MSKSSYNFKDYIRVIPDFPQPGIRFKDITTLLKDGPAYRAVIDEMKAAVQHMEIDVVAGPEARGFVVGAPLALALGVGFAPIRKSGKLPGETITASYDLEYGKDQLAMHKDAIAPGQRVLIADDLLATGGTIATSMNLIRQLGGEVVGAAFLIELAYLSGREKLDGVDVFSLMTYE; this is encoded by the coding sequence ATGTCGAAGTCATCATACAATTTCAAGGATTATATTCGCGTTATTCCGGATTTCCCGCAGCCGGGCATCCGCTTCAAGGATATTACAACGCTGCTGAAGGACGGTCCCGCTTATCGTGCGGTGATCGACGAGATGAAGGCGGCTGTCCAGCATATGGAGATTGATGTGGTAGCAGGGCCCGAAGCCCGCGGCTTCGTTGTTGGCGCTCCGCTGGCCCTTGCGCTGGGCGTGGGCTTTGCTCCGATTCGCAAGAGCGGCAAGCTGCCAGGCGAGACGATTACAGCCAGCTATGACCTGGAGTACGGCAAGGACCAGCTCGCTATGCACAAGGATGCCATCGCACCGGGGCAGCGCGTGCTCATCGCGGATGATTTGCTCGCCACCGGCGGCACAATCGCTACGTCGATGAACCTGATTCGCCAGCTTGGCGGCGAGGTTGTGGGCGCCGCGTTCCTGATCGAGCTTGCTTACTTAAGCGGTCGTGAGAAGCTCGACGGCGTTGATGTTTTTTCGCTTATGACTTATGAATAA
- a CDS encoding cation transporter dimerization domain-containing protein, whose protein sequence is MSTRPRDGKRDPEGRTRLWGVLDILFRGSRRNEKDASREECAHELMQVVQRVEGVVTVQSLKAREQGHYVVADIIISVNPRITVQEGQEIAKRVKTLLMHRFVHLTDVSVYVEPYDPGYPYKSNHDPNQEQMPTLLQ, encoded by the coding sequence ATGTCAACCAGACCGCGAGATGGGAAGAGAGATCCCGAGGGCAGAACGCGCTTATGGGGCGTTCTGGACATTCTATTTCGGGGCTCAAGAAGAAATGAGAAGGATGCCAGCCGTGAGGAATGCGCGCATGAATTGATGCAGGTGGTGCAGCGCGTCGAAGGTGTGGTGACCGTTCAATCGCTGAAGGCGAGAGAGCAAGGCCATTACGTGGTGGCGGACATCATCATCAGCGTCAATCCTCGCATTACAGTGCAGGAGGGGCAAGAGATTGCCAAGCGCGTCAAGACGCTGCTTATGCATCGCTTTGTCCATCTGACCGACGTGTCGGTGTATGTGGAGCCTTACGATCCCGGATATCCTTACAAATCCAATCATGACCCTAATCAGGAGCAAATGCCAACACTGCTGCAGTAG
- the dtd gene encoding D-aminoacyl-tRNA deacylase: protein MKVVAQRSKAARVTVDGNVTGEIPFGLVLLVGMTHEDTEADVRWMADKVAGLRIFEDEWGKMNHSVTEVGGAILSVSQFTLYGDCRKGRRPNFMAAARPEQAEALYVAFNAALREHGLRVETGRFGAMMDVELINDGPVTLILESGA from the coding sequence TTGAAGGTAGTGGCGCAGAGAAGCAAGGCGGCCCGTGTTACGGTGGACGGCAATGTGACGGGCGAGATCCCATTCGGTCTCGTCCTGCTCGTCGGCATGACGCATGAGGATACGGAAGCGGATGTCAGATGGATGGCGGACAAGGTGGCCGGACTTCGTATTTTTGAGGATGAATGGGGCAAAATGAACCATTCCGTAACCGAGGTGGGCGGAGCGATCTTGTCGGTATCCCAATTCACGCTGTACGGCGATTGCCGCAAGGGAAGACGTCCGAACTTTATGGCGGCGGCGAGACCCGAGCAGGCTGAGGCGCTGTACGTAGCGTTTAACGCAGCTCTCCGAGAGCATGGCCTGCGCGTGGAGACGGGACGGTTCGGAGCGATGATGGACGTTGAGCTGATCAATGACGGGCCTGTAACGTTAATTTTGGAGAGCGGCGCTTAA
- the secD gene encoding protein translocase subunit SecD, which produces MFGKRILAFLAVVIVTFGVIVGTSPWLLQGVKLGLDLKGGFEVLYQAKPFEGGSEVTPESLSETAKGLLKRIDDKGLVEPEITPEGKDRIRVKLPGVDSEDDEIIKLLSQPINLTFRAPDGTIKLNGTDFVENGAGLAFDELNRPIVTLKLKSAEKFGKVTTELVGQPMSIYLDETLISSPMVNQPINSDSAIIEMGNASVEEARDLRDKINMGSLPLRLEMLYTNSVGAKLGMESLKDTVTAGIIGSVIVLAFMIAIFRIPGLVASITIITYAWLLVLVQNLMNATLTLPGIAAFVLGVGMAVDANIITAERIKEEIRSGKSMLSSLKSGSKNSFRTIMDANITSIIAAAVLYFIGDGAIKGFALTMIFSILVSIATNIFFARFLMTLLVRSNRFMKPSFYGVKESEIREL; this is translated from the coding sequence ATGTTCGGGAAGAGAATACTTGCCTTCCTTGCGGTCGTAATCGTGACCTTCGGCGTTATTGTCGGGACAAGCCCTTGGCTGCTGCAAGGCGTCAAGCTCGGGCTCGATTTGAAGGGCGGCTTCGAGGTGCTGTACCAAGCAAAACCGTTTGAAGGCGGATCGGAGGTCACACCGGAAAGCTTGAGCGAGACGGCTAAGGGATTGCTGAAGCGTATCGACGATAAGGGTCTGGTGGAGCCGGAGATTACTCCTGAAGGCAAAGACCGAATTCGGGTCAAGCTGCCTGGCGTGGACAGCGAAGACGATGAAATTATTAAGCTGCTGTCTCAGCCGATCAATCTGACCTTCCGGGCACCGGACGGTACGATTAAGCTGAACGGAACGGATTTTGTGGAGAACGGCGCGGGGCTCGCATTTGACGAATTGAACCGCCCCATTGTTACGCTGAAGCTGAAGAGCGCCGAGAAATTTGGCAAGGTGACAACAGAGCTTGTTGGTCAGCCGATGTCGATCTACCTGGACGAGACCTTGATCTCCAGCCCTATGGTGAATCAGCCTATCAACAGCGACAGCGCAATCATTGAGATGGGCAATGCGTCTGTTGAGGAAGCGAGAGATCTGCGAGACAAAATTAATATGGGCTCGCTGCCGCTGAGGCTGGAAATGCTGTACACCAACAGCGTAGGAGCCAAGCTTGGCATGGAGTCGCTTAAGGATACTGTAACGGCAGGCATTATTGGCTCGGTTATCGTACTGGCGTTTATGATTGCCATCTTCCGCATTCCAGGTTTGGTGGCGTCCATTACGATCATTACGTACGCCTGGCTGCTCGTGCTTGTGCAGAACCTCATGAACGCTACGTTGACGCTGCCTGGCATCGCGGCCTTTGTACTCGGGGTCGGTATGGCGGTTGACGCCAACATCATAACGGCTGAACGGATCAAAGAGGAGATTCGCAGCGGCAAGAGCATGCTGTCCTCGCTCAAATCCGGCTCCAAGAACTCGTTCCGCACCATTATGGACGCGAACATTACAAGCATTATTGCTGCGGCGGTGCTGTATTTTATCGGTGACGGCGCGATTAAGGGCTTTGCACTGACGATGATTTTCAGCATACTGGTTAGTATCGCCACGAATATTTTCTTCGCGCGGTTCCTTATGACTCTGCTTGTGCGCAGCAACAGGTTTATGAAGCCGAGCTTCTATGGCGTGAAGGAGAGTGAAATTCGTGAACTATAA
- the secF gene encoding protein translocase subunit SecF, with the protein MNYNTKIRYDVVGNRNKYFIFSLALTFAGILSLIIMQLNLGVDFKAGSNMDISMGKPVTKQEVTEVLAEAGYPDLSPTVGGANNDRVSVRFTDVLEQEETSKVNQALKAKFGDDISAEVNVVSPDIARELGIKTIWAILIASLGIMIYVMIRFEWRFALAANISILYDSFVVVALFSIFRLEVDLPFIAAVLTTLGYSINDKIVIFDRIRENMRFAQLKSESQLSELVNASIWQTMARNLYTVLTVVIVTVCIFLLGSPSIKLFSLALLIGLISGAYSTIFIASPLWFLLKRKEKKKPKQAAAPSTP; encoded by the coding sequence GTGAACTATAATACGAAAATCCGTTATGACGTAGTAGGGAATCGGAATAAATATTTTATATTCTCACTAGCTTTGACATTTGCGGGCATTCTGTCGCTTATCATTATGCAACTGAACCTGGGCGTCGACTTCAAGGCGGGCTCCAACATGGATATCTCCATGGGCAAGCCGGTGACGAAGCAGGAGGTCACGGAAGTGCTGGCGGAGGCGGGTTACCCTGATCTGTCCCCCACAGTAGGCGGCGCGAATAACGACCGCGTATCCGTCCGCTTCACGGACGTGCTGGAGCAAGAGGAAACCTCGAAGGTCAATCAGGCTCTGAAAGCGAAGTTCGGGGATGATATTTCGGCTGAGGTTAATGTAGTATCGCCCGATATTGCGCGTGAGCTGGGTATTAAGACCATCTGGGCTATTCTGATCGCGAGTCTCGGTATCATGATCTACGTCATGATTCGATTCGAGTGGCGGTTCGCCCTTGCCGCGAATATATCGATCCTGTATGACAGCTTTGTTGTGGTCGCGCTGTTCTCGATCTTCAGGCTTGAGGTGGATTTGCCGTTCATCGCGGCCGTGCTGACGACGCTTGGTTATTCCATTAACGACAAAATCGTTATCTTCGACCGAATTCGGGAAAACATGCGTTTTGCCCAACTGAAAAGTGAGAGCCAGCTGTCGGAGCTCGTAAATGCGAGTATCTGGCAGACTATGGCCAGGAACTTGTATACGGTCCTTACGGTTGTTATTGTAACCGTGTGTATATTCCTGCTGGGCAGCCCGTCCATCAAGCTGTTCTCGCTCGCTTTATTAATCGGGCTTATCAGCGGCGCTTACTCCACGATCTTCATCGCGAGCCCGCTATGGTTCCTGTTGAAGCGCAAGGAGAAGAAGAAGCCGAAGCAGGCCGCAGCCCCATCCACACCATAG